In one window of Paracoccus saliphilus DNA:
- a CDS encoding LacI family DNA-binding transcriptional regulator, whose product MNNPRPRRPLTLRDVSEASGVSEMTVSRVLRNRGDVSAATREKVLTAAKTLGYVPNKIAGGLASQRVNLIAVVIPSLSNLVFPDVLGGISAELDDTGLQPVIGVTNYSPAREEMVLYDMLSWRPSGVILAGVEHSKASRAMLANSGIPVVEIMDTDGEGIDTLVGISHIRAGREMAERILKAGYRRIGFVGTHMPEDHRARKRMDGFEQGLAAAGVQLEGREYYQGGSSLLKGRELTERILTRAPDLDFLYFSNDMIGAGGLLHCLDKGYDIPNRLGLAGFNGVDLLDGLPVRLTTTDARRVEIGRRAARLVAGKEMPPESRVIQMTPTFMPGDTIREIGS is encoded by the coding sequence ATGAATAATCCTCGTCCCCGTCGCCCACTTACCTTACGAGATGTATCTGAGGCGTCCGGCGTGTCCGAGATGACGGTCAGCCGTGTCTTGCGCAATCGCGGCGATGTGTCCGCTGCGACGCGGGAGAAGGTTCTGACCGCCGCCAAGACCTTGGGATATGTGCCGAACAAGATCGCGGGCGGATTGGCGAGCCAGCGGGTCAACCTGATCGCCGTGGTGATCCCGTCGCTGTCGAACCTGGTCTTTCCGGATGTGTTGGGCGGGATCTCGGCCGAGCTGGACGATACCGGGCTGCAGCCGGTGATCGGGGTAACCAATTACTCCCCCGCGCGGGAGGAGATGGTGCTTTACGACATGCTGTCATGGCGGCCATCGGGCGTCATTCTTGCGGGCGTGGAGCATAGCAAGGCGTCGCGGGCGATGCTGGCGAATTCAGGTATTCCCGTGGTTGAGATCATGGATACCGATGGCGAAGGCATTGATACGCTTGTCGGAATCTCGCATATCCGGGCAGGCCGCGAAATGGCGGAGCGGATCCTGAAAGCGGGATACCGGCGGATCGGATTCGTTGGCACCCATATGCCCGAGGATCACCGCGCCCGCAAAAGGATGGACGGGTTCGAGCAGGGACTGGCCGCAGCCGGGGTGCAGCTTGAAGGGCGCGAATATTACCAGGGCGGGTCGTCGCTGCTGAAGGGGCGCGAATTGACAGAGCGTATCCTTACCCGCGCCCCGGACCTGGATTTTCTCTATTTTTCCAATGATATGATCGGGGCGGGTGGGCTGCTTCACTGCCTGGACAAGGGCTATGACATCCCCAACAGGCTTGGGCTTGCGGGCTTCAACGGGGTCGATCTTCTGGACGGGCTGCCGGTGCGGCTGACCACCACCGATGCGCGGCGGGTCGAGATCGGGCGGCGGGCCGCAAGGCTGGTTGCGGGCAAGGAAATGCCGCCGGAGAGCCGGGTGATCCAGATGACGCCTACCTTCATGCCTGGCGACACGATCCGGGAAATCGGCTCCTGA
- the oxc gene encoding oxalyl-CoA decarboxylase, with protein MTVVTKLEPSNTDVEPELTDGFHLVIDALKLNGLNTIYGVPGIPITDFGRMAQAEGMRVISFRHEQHAGYAASVAGFLTKKPGVCLTVSAPGFLNGLTALANATTNCFPMILISGSSEREIVDLQQGDYEEMDQLAIAKPLCKAAFRILHAEDIGIGIARAIRAAVSGRPGGVYLDLPAKLFPQVMEMEAGRKSLVKVIDPAPAQLPAPSAIDRALDLLKNAERPLVIFGKGAAYAQADEDIRNFVEKSGIPFLQMSMAKGLLPDTHPQSAGAARSTVLKNSDVVMLVGARLNWLLSHGKGKSWGEPGSKKLIQIDIEPKEMDSNIEIAAPVVGDIGSCMSAMLDGLGDNWKKPPEDWTNTINAKKEENIGKMAGRLKKNSTPMDFHGALGALRTVIKERPDAMLVNEGANTLDLARGIIDMYQPRKRLDVGTWGVMGIGMGSAIAAAVETGKPVLAIEGDSAFGFCGMEVETICRYNLPVCVVIFNNNGIYRGTDTNPTGGPDVATTVFVENSRYDRMMEAFGGVGVHATTPDELYKAVSEAMDSGKPTLINAAIDPAAGTESGRIGNLNPQSTVGKKAGGKK; from the coding sequence ATGACTGTCGTCACAAAACTAGAACCGTCCAATACCGACGTGGAGCCGGAATTGACGGATGGTTTTCATCTCGTCATCGACGCACTCAAACTCAACGGTCTCAACACGATCTATGGCGTTCCGGGCATCCCGATCACCGATTTCGGACGGATGGCACAGGCCGAAGGCATGCGCGTCATTTCATTCCGGCATGAACAGCATGCGGGATATGCCGCTTCGGTAGCAGGTTTTCTGACCAAGAAGCCCGGCGTCTGCCTGACGGTCTCGGCACCCGGCTTTCTGAACGGCCTCACCGCGCTGGCCAATGCCACCACGAACTGCTTCCCGATGATCCTGATTTCCGGCTCGTCCGAGCGTGAGATCGTCGATCTGCAGCAGGGCGATTACGAAGAGATGGATCAGCTTGCCATTGCAAAACCGCTTTGCAAGGCCGCATTCCGGATCCTGCATGCCGAAGATATCGGCATTGGCATTGCGCGGGCGATCCGTGCCGCCGTTTCGGGGCGTCCGGGCGGGGTTTACCTTGACCTGCCTGCCAAGCTGTTCCCGCAGGTCATGGAAATGGAAGCCGGGCGTAAATCGCTCGTCAAGGTCATTGACCCGGCTCCGGCACAATTGCCTGCGCCTTCAGCCATCGATCGCGCCCTGGACCTGTTGAAGAATGCCGAGCGTCCGCTGGTGATCTTCGGCAAGGGGGCCGCCTATGCGCAGGCCGACGAGGATATCCGCAATTTCGTCGAGAAAAGCGGTATTCCCTTCCTGCAGATGAGCATGGCCAAGGGGCTGCTGCCCGACACGCATCCGCAATCCGCCGGCGCGGCACGGTCCACGGTCCTGAAAAATTCGGACGTGGTGATGCTGGTCGGTGCGCGCCTCAACTGGTTGCTGTCGCATGGCAAAGGCAAGAGCTGGGGTGAACCGGGCTCGAAGAAACTGATCCAGATCGATATCGAACCCAAGGAAATGGATTCGAATATCGAAATCGCGGCACCGGTGGTGGGAGATATCGGTTCCTGCATGTCCGCGATGCTCGACGGGCTGGGCGACAACTGGAAAAAGCCGCCCGAGGACTGGACGAACACCATCAATGCCAAGAAGGAAGAAAACATCGGCAAGATGGCCGGCCGTCTCAAGAAGAACTCGACGCCGATGGATTTCCACGGCGCGTTGGGTGCGCTGCGCACGGTAATCAAGGAACGGCCCGACGCCATGCTCGTGAACGAAGGCGCGAACACGCTCGATCTCGCCCGTGGCATCATCGACATGTATCAGCCGCGCAAACGGCTGGATGTCGGCACCTGGGGCGTGATGGGCATCGGCATGGGCTCGGCCATCGCGGCAGCGGTCGAAACCGGCAAGCCGGTGCTGGCGATCGAGGGCGACTCGGCCTTCGGGTTCTGCGGCATGGAGGTGGAAACCATCTGCCGTTATAACCTGCCGGTCTGCGTGGTGATCTTCAACAATAACGGCATCTATCGCGGCACCGACACCAACCCGACCGGAGGCCCTGATGTCGCCACCACCGTCTTCGTCGAGAACTCGCGCTACGATCGCATGATGGAAGCGTTCGGTGGGGTCGGCGTACATGCGACTACACCTGACGAGCTTTACAAGGCAGTGTCCGAAGCGATGGACTCCGGCAAGCCCACGCTCATCAATGCCGCAATCGATCCGGCAGCCGGAACCGAAAGTGGCCGCATCGGCAATCTCAATCCGCAAAGCACGGTTGGAAAAAAAGCAGGAGGCAAGAAATGA
- a CDS encoding carbohydrate ABC transporter permease produces MELTIRQAGIVKKLCWTLALSVVAVPFLFPFLWMISSAFKSANEIFGQPSLIPDVWRWRNFLEVFEYQPFARQYFNSIYIAVLVTGLTLILSSLAGYALARMRFAGAGLLMLFLLSALMVPEEVTIVPNFFLMKWLGVMDTHIPLVLLPVFGPHGVMATFLMRQYFVSLPKELEEAGKMDGLSRLGIWWKIALPMSRPALAAVAIITFLFSWNLFLEPLVFLSSIENFTLPLALSNFTDPYGSPLWHLQLAATSLAVVPILIVYLIAQRQIIESFAMSGVKG; encoded by the coding sequence ATGGAACTGACGATACGACAGGCCGGCATCGTCAAGAAGCTGTGCTGGACGCTGGCGCTCTCGGTTGTGGCGGTGCCGTTTCTTTTCCCGTTCCTCTGGATGATCTCCTCGGCCTTCAAGAGCGCCAACGAGATTTTCGGCCAGCCCAGTCTCATCCCCGATGTCTGGCGCTGGCGCAACTTCCTTGAGGTCTTCGAGTATCAGCCCTTCGCGCGACAGTATTTCAACTCGATCTATATCGCGGTTCTGGTGACCGGGCTGACGCTTATCCTGTCCTCGCTTGCGGGGTATGCCCTCGCGCGGATGCGTTTTGCCGGTGCGGGGCTGCTGATGCTTTTCCTGTTGTCGGCGCTGATGGTGCCCGAAGAGGTGACCATCGTACCGAACTTCTTCCTGATGAAGTGGCTCGGGGTGATGGATACGCATATTCCGCTGGTCCTGCTGCCGGTCTTCGGGCCGCACGGGGTGATGGCGACCTTTCTGATGCGGCAATATTTCGTCTCGCTGCCAAAGGAGCTTGAAGAGGCGGGAAAGATGGACGGGCTCTCACGCTTGGGAATCTGGTGGAAGATCGCCCTGCCAATGTCGCGCCCGGCGCTGGCGGCGGTGGCGATCATCACCTTCCTGTTCTCGTGGAATCTTTTCCTCGAACCGCTGGTTTTCCTCTCCAGTATCGAGAATTTTACCCTGCCACTGGCACTATCGAACTTCACGGATCCCTATGGTTCGCCACTCTGGCACCTGCAACTGGCCGCCACCAGCCTGGCCGTGGTGCCCATCCTGATCGTCTATCTGATCGCACAGCGGCAAATCATCGAAAGCTTCGCAATGTCCGGGGTGAAGGGCTGA
- a CDS encoding DUF899 family protein, whose product MGVTFPNESAEYRAAREKLLQREGALRREMEAVAAEIRSLPPGGIVPEDYEFDHIDPEGVSAKVRLSELFQPGTDSLILYHFMFPRHCGDDRQGPSSGPAAELPLEEGPCPSCTALLDNWEGAVPHVEGLGANIAAVAKAPIEQVAAFAAHRGWRNLKLLSAANNSFKRDYHGEDAEGQQLPILTVFHKGSDGSIRLSWASEMLFLPSEPGQDPRHVGTVEPMWTLLDLTPRGRPNAEEQIEY is encoded by the coding sequence ATGGGCGTGACCTTTCCAAATGAAAGTGCAGAGTATCGCGCCGCTCGCGAGAAGCTGTTGCAGCGAGAGGGCGCACTCAGGCGCGAGATGGAGGCAGTGGCTGCGGAAATCCGATCTCTCCCGCCGGGCGGAATCGTTCCCGAGGATTACGAATTTGACCATATTGACCCGGAAGGCGTGTCAGCAAAAGTACGGCTCTCTGAATTGTTCCAGCCCGGCACCGATAGCTTGATCCTCTATCATTTCATGTTCCCCCGGCACTGCGGTGATGATCGACAAGGTCCGAGCAGTGGACCCGCGGCAGAGCTACCGCTTGAAGAGGGGCCATGCCCTTCATGCACTGCTCTGCTGGACAACTGGGAGGGAGCGGTGCCACATGTTGAGGGGCTGGGAGCAAACATCGCGGCTGTGGCAAAGGCGCCGATCGAACAGGTCGCGGCCTTCGCAGCGCATCGGGGTTGGCGCAATCTGAAGCTTCTATCTGCCGCCAACAACAGCTTCAAGCGTGACTATCACGGCGAGGATGCGGAGGGACAGCAGTTGCCGATCCTTACAGTATTCCACAAAGGTTCTGACGGGAGCATTCGACTGAGTTGGGCCTCTGAAATGTTATTCTTACCATCAGAACCGGGGCAGGACCCACGGCATGTCGGCACGGTCGAGCCGATGTGGACACTTTTGGACCTTACTCCCAGAGGGCGACCGAACGCCGAGGAGCAGATCGAATATTAA
- a CDS encoding TonB-dependent siderophore receptor: MRVSPIIRLPEITLQATGFGGDDDENSVVAHELWVGGKIATSILDTPASVSVITQKEMERRDVQTVEDVLQYSAGTISDYYGTDDRNDYFQIRGFQASTYRDGITLGSMRGIREEPLAYERVEVIRGANSTLFGIADPGGSINFVTKRPRGERFSEVFATAGSQSRKEVGFDFGDTLTPGSTLSYRFTGKLQDSEREYDHSRDDETFLMGGLTWQPSDATSLNLVADYLERDATPNSGGYPRYGDYDRELFLGEPDFNYLNVERKSVSLIAEHDFGGGLTLRSNLRYSDTADDYGYVYISGDDGVFPVPRSYITSDSQADEIVGDAILQYDRSFGQVDSSTLAGIEYRDVSSDQSSYYAGAAPIDPRNPIYAGAPDSLTQYRDLQHDSTTKAIFLQQNLSFNNRIIATVGARHDWLDIHENQVVFEDGIPIDRIIADDDFSETSIRGALTYKVTDEVSTYVSYAESVAPPSLGVEPERGEQYEVGVKYEPAGTNALISAAIYDLSKTNITVVDLDTNDRSLVGEVRVRGLDLEAKAEIADNISLTASYSYAKSKVLRSNPVRGMDVVGNELETVPSHMASLWLDYTLPGAGDRGDMTFGLGARYTGSYYFATTNDNGESEASVLLDAAYSYDVSQDTELAINIHNLLDEQHVVGRGSADYYNPGRSISATLRHSW, encoded by the coding sequence ATGCGCGTCTCACCGATTATCCGGCTTCCCGAAATCACGTTGCAAGCGACCGGCTTTGGAGGCGATGACGACGAGAATTCAGTCGTTGCGCATGAATTATGGGTCGGCGGCAAAATTGCGACCAGCATTCTGGATACCCCGGCCTCGGTATCGGTTATCACGCAGAAAGAAATGGAACGACGCGACGTTCAGACAGTGGAAGATGTCCTGCAATACTCTGCCGGTACCATCAGCGACTACTACGGCACCGACGACCGCAACGATTATTTCCAGATCCGCGGCTTCCAGGCATCAACCTATCGCGACGGGATCACGCTTGGCTCGATGCGCGGCATCCGTGAGGAGCCACTCGCCTATGAACGGGTCGAGGTAATCCGTGGCGCCAACTCGACGCTATTCGGCATCGCCGATCCGGGTGGTTCGATCAATTTCGTGACCAAGCGGCCTCGTGGCGAGCGGTTCTCAGAGGTCTTCGCCACGGCCGGCTCGCAAAGTCGCAAGGAAGTCGGGTTCGATTTCGGCGATACGCTGACCCCGGGTTCGACCTTGTCCTATCGGTTTACCGGCAAGCTGCAGGACAGCGAACGGGAATACGATCATTCGCGGGATGACGAGACATTCCTGATGGGCGGCCTGACCTGGCAGCCGAGCGACGCAACTTCGCTCAACCTGGTTGCCGATTACCTGGAACGAGACGCGACCCCGAACAGTGGCGGTTATCCACGTTACGGTGATTATGATCGAGAGTTGTTCCTGGGCGAGCCCGATTTCAACTACCTGAATGTCGAGCGCAAATCCGTCAGCCTGATCGCCGAGCATGATTTCGGTGGCGGCCTGACCTTGCGGTCCAACCTGCGCTACAGCGACACGGCGGACGATTACGGCTATGTCTATATCAGCGGGGATGACGGCGTGTTCCCTGTCCCGCGGTCCTACATCACCTCGGACAGTCAGGCGGACGAGATCGTCGGTGACGCGATCCTTCAATATGACCGCAGTTTCGGGCAGGTCGACAGCAGCACATTGGCGGGAATCGAATATCGCGATGTGTCGTCGGACCAATCTTCCTATTATGCCGGAGCAGCCCCGATCGACCCGCGCAACCCGATCTACGCCGGAGCGCCCGATAGCCTCACCCAGTATCGGGACCTTCAGCATGACAGCACGACGAAGGCTATCTTTCTGCAGCAGAACCTGTCCTTCAACAACAGGATCATCGCGACTGTGGGTGCCCGGCATGACTGGCTGGATATTCACGAAAATCAAGTGGTCTTCGAAGATGGCATCCCAATTGACCGTATAATTGCCGATGACGATTTCTCCGAGACATCCATCCGCGGTGCGCTGACTTACAAGGTGACCGACGAGGTCTCAACTTACGTGAGCTATGCCGAGTCCGTGGCTCCGCCTTCGCTCGGGGTCGAACCTGAACGTGGCGAGCAATACGAGGTCGGCGTCAAATACGAACCCGCCGGCACCAACGCGCTGATCAGCGCCGCGATCTATGATCTCAGCAAGACGAATATCACTGTGGTTGATCTAGACACCAATGACCGTTCACTGGTCGGCGAGGTGCGAGTGCGGGGCTTGGACCTAGAGGCAAAGGCCGAGATCGCGGATAACATCAGTCTGACGGCGTCCTACTCCTATGCGAAATCCAAGGTGCTGCGGTCGAATCCCGTCCGAGGGATGGATGTCGTCGGCAACGAGCTGGAGACGGTTCCCAGCCATATGGCGTCACTGTGGCTGGACTATACGCTGCCCGGTGCGGGTGATCGCGGCGACATGACCTTCGGCCTGGGCGCCCGCTATACCGGCTCTTATTACTTTGCCACCACCAATGACAACGGTGAGAGTGAAGCATCCGTTTTGCTAGATGCGGCCTACAGCTACGACGTGTCGCAGGACACCGAGCTGGCGATCAATATTCACAACCTGCTGGACGAACAGCATGTTGTTGGCCGTGGATCAGCCGATTACTATAATCCCGGCAGATCAATCTCCGCAACGCTGCGACATAGCTGGTAA
- a CDS encoding DUF2493 domain-containing protein, translating to MRVIVCVGRDFTNSAALWSYLDLFGPPEITEIVSGMAKGADTIAADWAHCFGFGLLEFPADWKAHGRAAGPIRNQRMIDEGKPDAVIAFPGGLGTADTVRRAKKAGLPVYHPTGKEPQ from the coding sequence ATGCGTGTGATCGTTTGCGTAGGCCGCGATTTTACAAACAGCGCCGCGCTTTGGAGTTACCTAGATTTATTCGGCCCGCCCGAGATAACTGAAATCGTCAGCGGCATGGCCAAAGGCGCAGACACTATCGCAGCTGATTGGGCGCATTGCTTCGGGTTCGGGCTGCTGGAGTTCCCGGCCGACTGGAAAGCCCATGGCCGAGCAGCTGGACCGATTCGCAATCAACGGATGATTGACGAAGGGAAGCCCGACGCAGTGATCGCCTTTCCGGGCGGTCTAGGCACTGCCGATACGGTTCGTCGCGCCAAGAAAGCTGGTCTGCCAGTGTATCACCCCACCGGCAAGGAGCCGCAGTGA
- the frc gene encoding formyl-CoA transferase — protein MKALEGVRILDFTHVQSGPTCTQLLAWFGADVIKVERPGVGDITRGQLRDLPDADSLYFTMLNHNKRSITLNTKNESGKKVLEDLIRKCDVMVENFAPGALDRMGFTWERIQEINPAMIVASIKGFGPGPYQDCKVYENVAQCTGGAASTTGFRDGLPLVTGAQIGDSGTGLHLCLGIVTALFQRTRTGKGQKVSAAMQDGVLNLCRVKLRDQQRLQHGPMKEYSQYGEGVEFGDAVPRAGNDSGGGQPGRILKCKGWEDDPNAYIYFITQAPVWEAICDVIGAPEWKTDPDYATPDARLPRLNQVFGRIEDWTQTRDKFEVMDILNARDIPCGPILSMKELAADESLRATGTIVEVDHPVRGSYLSVGNPIKLSDSPTEVTRSPLLGEHTDLILRDVLAMDDESVMALQNSGALGDPAKLAAE, from the coding sequence ATGAAAGCCCTCGAAGGAGTCCGTATCCTCGATTTCACCCATGTCCAGTCGGGCCCGACCTGCACTCAGTTGCTTGCATGGTTCGGCGCTGATGTGATCAAGGTCGAGCGCCCCGGCGTCGGGGACATTACGCGCGGTCAGCTGCGGGATCTTCCCGATGCGGACAGCCTGTATTTCACCATGCTCAACCACAACAAGCGCTCGATCACGCTCAACACCAAGAACGAGAGCGGAAAGAAGGTCCTCGAGGACCTGATCCGGAAATGCGACGTGATGGTCGAGAATTTCGCACCGGGCGCGCTGGATCGCATGGGCTTTACCTGGGAACGCATTCAGGAAATCAATCCCGCCATGATCGTGGCCTCGATCAAGGGCTTCGGTCCGGGGCCGTATCAGGATTGCAAGGTCTACGAGAATGTCGCGCAATGCACCGGCGGTGCGGCCTCGACCACCGGCTTCCGTGACGGCCTGCCGCTGGTAACCGGTGCGCAGATCGGCGATTCTGGAACCGGGCTGCATCTTTGCCTCGGCATCGTGACCGCATTGTTCCAGCGCACGCGCACCGGCAAGGGCCAGAAGGTTTCGGCGGCGATGCAGGACGGCGTTCTGAACCTCTGCCGCGTCAAGCTGCGCGATCAGCAGCGCCTGCAGCACGGCCCGATGAAGGAATACAGCCAATATGGCGAGGGGGTCGAATTCGGCGATGCCGTCCCGCGCGCCGGTAACGATTCCGGCGGTGGGCAACCCGGCCGCATCCTGAAATGCAAGGGATGGGAGGACGATCCGAACGCCTATATCTACTTCATCACCCAGGCCCCGGTCTGGGAAGCGATCTGCGACGTGATCGGCGCACCCGAATGGAAAACCGATCCCGATTACGCAACGCCCGACGCCCGACTGCCGCGCCTCAACCAGGTGTTCGGTCGCATCGAGGACTGGACCCAGACCCGCGACAAGTTCGAGGTGATGGATATCCTGAATGCGCGCGACATCCCCTGTGGTCCGATCCTGTCGATGAAGGAACTGGCCGCCGATGAGTCGCTGCGGGCAACCGGTACGATTGTCGAAGTCGACCATCCCGTCCGGGGATCCTACCTGTCGGTCGGCAACCCGATCAAGCTGTCGGACAGCCCCACCGAGGTCACCCGCTCCCCGCTGCTGGGCGAGCATACGGACCTGATCCTTCGTGACGTGCTGGCGATGGACGACGAATCCGTGATGGCACTGCAAAACAGCGGTGCGCTTGGCGACCCTGCCAAGCTGGCTGCCGAATAG
- a CDS encoding ABC transporter ATP-binding protein, whose protein sequence is MSSLKLRNVTKAFSKTKVIHGIDLDVAEGEFVVFVGPSGCGKSTLLRMIAGLEDISGGELWIGGRQMNEVQAARRGVAMVFQSYALYPHLTVRQNMGFGLKVRKEKPDNIARKVDEAAMTLQLEKLLDRYPRELSGGQRQRVAIGRAIVGDPDVFLFDEPLSNLDAELRVHMRAEIASLHRRLENTMIYVTHDQIEAMTLADRIVVLRDGRIEQVGSPKELYARPENIFVAQFIGSPKMNICSADALAPELARAGIAMEGVAQIGLRPEHLRLVPGEGPLSGQVAVSEYTGGGSLLHVEIEGAGRFLVLSEGQEGPQLGEKVQLDFDAANLHCFDAEGRALQTSCEMASA, encoded by the coding sequence ATGAGCAGTCTGAAACTCAGAAACGTGACCAAGGCGTTTAGCAAGACCAAGGTGATCCACGGCATCGATCTAGATGTGGCCGAAGGCGAATTCGTGGTTTTTGTCGGCCCATCGGGTTGCGGCAAATCAACCTTGTTGCGGATGATCGCCGGACTCGAGGATATCTCGGGCGGTGAGCTCTGGATCGGCGGCCGGCAGATGAACGAGGTGCAGGCGGCGCGGCGCGGGGTGGCCATGGTGTTCCAATCCTATGCGCTTTATCCGCATCTCACCGTGCGGCAGAACATGGGCTTCGGTCTCAAGGTGCGCAAGGAAAAGCCCGACAACATAGCCCGCAAGGTCGATGAGGCGGCCATGACGTTGCAGCTTGAAAAACTGCTCGATCGCTATCCGCGCGAACTTTCCGGAGGGCAACGGCAGCGGGTGGCTATCGGGCGGGCCATCGTGGGCGATCCGGATGTGTTCCTGTTCGACGAACCGCTGTCGAATCTGGATGCCGAACTGCGCGTGCATATGCGGGCCGAGATCGCATCCCTGCATCGCCGGCTGGAAAACACCATGATCTATGTCACCCATGACCAGATCGAGGCGATGACACTTGCGGACCGCATCGTCGTCCTGCGCGATGGCCGGATCGAGCAGGTGGGCAGCCCGAAGGAACTATACGCCCGTCCCGAGAATATCTTCGTGGCGCAATTCATCGGCAGCCCGAAGATGAATATCTGCTCCGCCGATGCGCTTGCCCCCGAACTGGCCCGCGCCGGGATTGCCATGGAAGGCGTGGCGCAGATTGGCCTGAGGCCAGAGCATCTGCGGCTCGTGCCCGGGGAAGGTCCCTTGAGCGGGCAGGTTGCGGTCAGCGAATATACCGGCGGCGGATCGCTTCTCCATGTGGAGATCGAGGGGGCCGGAAGGTTCCTCGTGCTTTCGGAAGGGCAGGAGGGGCCGCAACTCGGAGAGAAGGTGCAACTCGATTTCGATGCGGCGAACCTTCATTGCTTCGATGCGGAGGGGCGGGCGCTGCAAACCTCGTGCGAAATGGCCTCCGCATAG
- a CDS encoding carbohydrate ABC transporter permease, protein MTGHIRTGTTAPRAPWLTLRRREMFEGWLFVSPTLIGFLIFFLGPLIAVIIYSLSEWNLLSQQMTYIGTANYQDALTQNPDFWHVIRNSVIFAAGLVPLNMTLALALALALCRPGRGVVFFRTAFFAPVVTSAVAWAIVWKFLLQGEAGAVNQMLATVGIDGPNWLREPDWAMAAVIVTRVLKMVGLNMILYIAALQSIPRDYEEAARLEGAGNWQIFRMVTWPLLAPSTLIIMVITTIGSFKVFDHIYLMTGGGPENGTLVLAFYIYEQAFEFFNVGYASALAMIMFAIVLVLAVVQIMLRQKGSA, encoded by the coding sequence ATGACGGGCCATATTCGGACCGGGACCACGGCGCCGCGCGCGCCGTGGCTGACCCTTCGTCGCAGGGAGATGTTCGAAGGCTGGCTTTTCGTCAGCCCGACTCTCATCGGGTTCCTGATCTTCTTTCTCGGGCCACTGATCGCGGTCATCATCTATTCGCTGTCGGAATGGAACCTGCTCAGCCAGCAGATGACCTATATCGGCACGGCGAATTATCAGGACGCGCTGACCCAGAATCCCGACTTCTGGCATGTCATCCGTAACTCGGTGATCTTCGCCGCCGGATTGGTGCCATTGAACATGACCCTCGCCCTCGCCCTTGCCCTTGCGCTTTGCCGTCCGGGGCGGGGCGTGGTCTTCTTCCGCACGGCCTTCTTTGCGCCCGTGGTCACCTCGGCGGTGGCATGGGCCATCGTCTGGAAATTCCTGCTTCAGGGAGAGGCGGGCGCGGTGAACCAGATGCTGGCCACGGTGGGGATCGACGGACCCAACTGGCTGCGAGAGCCCGACTGGGCCATGGCGGCGGTGATCGTCACCCGCGTGCTCAAGATGGTCGGGCTGAACATGATTCTCTATATCGCCGCGCTGCAATCCATCCCTCGCGACTACGAAGAGGCCGCGAGGCTGGAAGGTGCGGGAAACTGGCAGATTTTCCGCATGGTGACATGGCCCCTGCTGGCGCCCAGCACGCTGATCATCATGGTGATCACCACGATCGGATCGTTCAAGGTCTTCGACCATATCTACCTGATGACCGGTGGCGGCCCCGAGAACGGCACGCTGGTGCTGGCCTTCTACATCTATGAGCAGGCTTTCGAGTTCTTCAATGTCGGCTATGCCTCTGCGCTGGCGATGATCATGTTCGCGATCGTGCTGGTGCTGGCGGTGGTGCAGATCATGTTGCGGCAGAAAGGATCGGCGTGA